In Candidatus Bathyarchaeota archaeon A05DMB-5, a single genomic region encodes these proteins:
- a CDS encoding translation elongation factor-like protein yields MSEEEVVEVGRVTHFFPKISVAVIELTKPLSVGDTILIKGPTTDFEQVVESMQIEHKNVQQAKAGQSIGLKVAERVREKDMVYKKL; encoded by the coding sequence TTGAGTGAAGAAGAGGTTGTTGAGGTTGGGCGTGTAACTCATTTCTTCCCAAAAATCAGCGTGGCGGTTATTGAGCTTACTAAACCCTTGTCTGTTGGCGATACCATACTCATTAAGGGACCTACAACAGATTTCGAGCAAGTTGTGGAGTCCATGCAGATTGAACATAAAAACGTTCAGCAAGCCAAAGCAGGACAGAGTATAGGCTTGAAGGTTGCAGAGCGAGTCAGAGAAAAAGACATGGTATACAAGAAACTTTAG
- a CDS encoding cupin domain-containing protein, translating into MKENEKEMKIINLKKFVEFSPEKGVLNTMEKRKSVKKDLMKTENYNLVLICLNVGQEIPSRPEPYAVCFQILECSGTFTVGNEEADLSSGEMLFVPANMPRGIKSKERLVLLGIQDPH; encoded by the coding sequence ATGAAAGAAAATGAAAAAGAAATGAAAATAATAAACTTGAAAAAATTTGTGGAATTTTCGCCAGAAAAAGGCGTACTAAATACTATGGAAAAGCGCAAAAGTGTAAAGAAAGACTTGATGAAAACAGAAAATTATAATCTCGTGTTAATTTGCCTTAATGTTGGACAAGAAATCCCATCACGCCCTGAACCTTACGCTGTTTGCTTCCAAATCCTCGAATGCAGCGGAACGTTCACCGTAGGCAATGAAGAAGCTGATTTGTCTTCGGGTGAGATGCTTTTCGTTCCAGCAAATATGCCACGAGGAATAAAAAGCAAGGAACGACTAGTTTTGTTAGGCATCCAAGACCCCCATTAG
- a CDS encoding DUF169 domain-containing protein, which translates to MENKILSRKIGQILGLDSPVIAVKIVKTEEPHPNIQSPQQKSRYCQLLMLARKGQTLMLTSEDLACPAAKAALGFAPLPEKISSGEMLCTLGLFQGKQAAAKTMSMTPKIKLGATKAVVAGPLENFPLTPDVIVVEGLPEQIMWLCLARNFKEGGRLNFSSSIFQCCCVDVTVVPYLTDEINISPGCYGCREATDTPAEHMFIGVPLKLLEEIVQSLEFLSKKAMKTVKEKRVYKLYTSHNPN; encoded by the coding sequence GTGGAAAACAAGATTCTCAGCAGAAAAATTGGACAGATTTTGGGTTTAGATTCACCGGTGATAGCTGTTAAAATAGTTAAAACAGAAGAGCCGCATCCTAACATACAATCTCCACAGCAGAAATCTAGATATTGTCAGCTTCTCATGCTTGCAAGAAAAGGGCAAACTCTAATGTTGACTTCTGAAGATTTAGCTTGTCCAGCTGCAAAAGCAGCGTTAGGATTTGCACCATTGCCGGAAAAAATTTCTAGCGGTGAAATGCTTTGCACTCTAGGACTTTTCCAAGGTAAACAAGCAGCAGCAAAAACAATGAGTATGACACCAAAAATAAAGCTTGGAGCAACGAAGGCGGTGGTTGCTGGACCTTTGGAAAATTTTCCCTTAACTCCTGACGTCATCGTGGTTGAGGGGCTTCCTGAACAAATTATGTGGCTTTGCCTCGCCCGAAACTTCAAAGAAGGGGGACGCCTCAACTTTAGCTCTTCTATTTTCCAATGCTGTTGTGTTGATGTGACTGTTGTGCCATATTTAACTGATGAAATTAACATAAGCCCTGGCTGTTATGGTTGTCGAGAAGCTACAGATACACCGGCCGAGCACATGTTTATAGGAGTTCCACTTAAGCTTCTTGAAGAAATTGTTCAGTCTTTGGAATTCTTGTCGAAAAAAGCAATGAAAACTGTGAAAGAGAAAAGAGTATACAAACTCTACACAAGTCATAATCCAAATTAG
- a CDS encoding ATP-binding cassette domain-containing protein, with translation MNFAIEVKNLTKHYEDVTAIDHINFEVKKGEIFGFLGPNGAGKTTTIRILTGLIKPDTGKASVANHDILKNPIEAKQRIGIVPEVSNAYIDLSAWENLTLIGKLYGVPKSKIQENTIQLLKEFGLYEVKNKLVKGFSKGMKQRLLLCMALVNDPEVLFLDEPTSGLDVESARVLREKITQFNKEGKTVFLSTHNMEEANQLCHRIAIINHGRIAAIDTPENLRIQSMELQYIEVILDKPVDLQIFSENPNVKKAFFAGNKLRISTANPSAVIEFLADFAKQKGIRILSLNTMMPSLEDVFIKLIKEKEVALK, from the coding sequence ATGAATTTTGCAATAGAAGTTAAGAATCTAACAAAACACTACGAGGATGTAACCGCAATTGACCATATAAATTTTGAAGTTAAAAAGGGCGAAATTTTCGGATTTCTTGGACCCAATGGAGCGGGCAAAACCACAACTATCCGAATTTTGACAGGACTAATAAAACCTGATACGGGAAAAGCATCTGTAGCCAATCATGACATTTTGAAAAACCCAATCGAAGCCAAACAACGTATTGGAATCGTCCCAGAAGTCTCAAACGCCTACATAGATCTCTCAGCGTGGGAAAACTTGACATTAATAGGAAAGCTTTATGGCGTTCCAAAATCAAAAATTCAAGAGAACACCATTCAACTTTTGAAAGAATTCGGATTATATGAAGTTAAGAACAAGCTTGTTAAAGGCTTCTCGAAAGGAATGAAGCAAAGGCTTTTGTTATGTATGGCTTTAGTAAACGACCCAGAGGTGCTTTTTCTAGACGAGCCTACTTCTGGGCTTGATGTTGAAAGTGCAAGAGTTTTGAGAGAGAAAATTACACAGTTTAACAAGGAAGGGAAGACTGTTTTCCTTTCAACTCACAACATGGAAGAAGCAAACCAGCTTTGCCATAGAATAGCGATAATCAACCATGGAAGAATAGCGGCTATAGACACGCCTGAGAACTTAAGAATTCAAAGTATGGAACTCCAATACATTGAGGTCATTTTAGATAAACCAGTAGACCTCCAAATATTTTCAGAAAATCCAAACGTAAAAAAAGCTTTTTTTGCAGGAAACAAATTACGAATCTCTACTGCCAACCCATCCGCTGTGATTGAATTTTTGGCGGATTTCGCCAAACAAAAAGGTATACGAATTTTGAGCTTAAATACTATGATGCCCTCGCTGGAGGACGTTTTCATAAAACTCATTAAAGAAAAGGAGGTTGCTTTAAAATAA
- a CDS encoding Fe-S protein, with product MKIDDFMELLFPEVLVKKIEIKEITPCTADPEKIKFLAHADKPLEDVLPILYLAIPNAKYSEKLGALSYRYKQHLITMFSTGRIGMTYVKDRSEAEQLIEEAKNLINHAFVYLKIHGKPEPKLIKAKKELDPTKIYEKLPKTNCKECGEQGCFAFAAKLLNGEKSLHDCSPLSLEENVAIRIQIEKMMSPIKLK from the coding sequence ATGAAGATTGATGATTTCATGGAACTTTTGTTTCCTGAGGTTTTAGTTAAAAAGATTGAGATAAAGGAGATAACGCCTTGCACTGCAGACCCTGAAAAGATTAAGTTTTTGGCTCACGCTGATAAGCCTCTTGAGGATGTGCTTCCTATTCTTTATCTTGCGATTCCAAACGCGAAATATTCTGAGAAACTAGGCGCTTTGAGCTATAGATACAAGCAGCATTTGATAACAATGTTTTCGACTGGAAGAATCGGAATGACCTACGTCAAAGATAGAAGCGAAGCGGAACAACTGATAGAAGAAGCAAAAAACCTCATAAACCATGCTTTCGTCTACCTCAAAATTCATGGAAAACCTGAACCCAAGTTGATAAAGGCAAAGAAGGAACTTGATCCAACAAAGATTTACGAAAAACTGCCGAAGACCAACTGCAAAGAATGCGGAGAGCAAGGATGCTTCGCTTTTGCGGCAAAACTCTTGAATGGCGAGAAATCGTTACATGACTGCTCCCCCTTGAGCTTGGAAGAAAATGTTGCGATTAGAATTCAAATTGAAAAGATGATGAGCCCTATTAAATTGAAGTAA
- a CDS encoding ABC transporter permease, translated as MSQFTEQFKRSFVIAKKNIKIYYSKGPVIIFGLVFPLFLALAYVIGRNIPLREVLPGIIGMTTFFTATSVGPSIVPWETRSKTLERLLCCPVAFWTIIVGDMLASFIFGLVISIFPLILLLTFNVGLLNFVALLLGLVTANLCFSALSVLLSAYPPTDIPATSMMLSSLVKFPLVFISGVFIPIEQLPEWGRIIASFSPLTYFTDLARQFIMDKGYYPIMLDYIMILIFASIFMFAAIKLHERTLTKRLS; from the coding sequence ATAAGTCAATTCACAGAACAATTTAAGCGTTCTTTCGTCATAGCGAAAAAGAACATCAAAATTTACTATTCAAAAGGGCCAGTCATTATTTTCGGGCTTGTATTCCCACTGTTTTTGGCTTTGGCTTACGTTATCGGGCGAAACATACCTTTAAGAGAAGTTTTGCCTGGAATAATCGGTATGACCACGTTTTTTACAGCAACTTCTGTTGGGCCTTCTATTGTGCCTTGGGAAACCCGGTCAAAAACCCTCGAGAGGCTCTTATGCTGTCCTGTTGCCTTTTGGACGATAATAGTTGGAGATATGCTAGCGTCATTCATTTTTGGGCTCGTCATATCTATATTTCCGCTTATTCTCCTCTTGACTTTCAACGTGGGACTATTGAACTTTGTAGCTTTGCTTTTAGGATTAGTTACTGCAAACTTGTGTTTCTCAGCTTTAAGTGTTCTTCTCTCAGCTTATCCACCAACAGATATTCCAGCTACATCCATGATGTTGTCATCTCTAGTTAAATTTCCCTTAGTATTCATAAGTGGTGTCTTCATACCAATCGAGCAACTACCAGAGTGGGGAAGAATTATAGCTTCCTTTTCTCCTTTGACGTATTTCACAGACTTAGCCCGACAATTTATCATGGATAAGGGATACTATCCAATAATGCTGGATTACATAATGATTTTGATTTTTGCGTCCATATTCATGTTTGCTGCAATAAAATTACATGAAAGAACTTTAACCAAGAGATTAAGTTAA
- a CDS encoding PadR family transcriptional regulator: protein MCGSNRCHCRHDYPERGWIQFLMLRILYEKPMHGYQLLEEIEERSCGCHKLEPGSIYTLLRRMEERGLLESKWEKTEGGPDKRVYKVTKNGVEALRMGLKSIVQRKLLFDDLARFYKEHFAKEKGGEK from the coding sequence ATGTGTGGTTCCAACCGATGCCATTGTCGACATGACTATCCAGAGCGAGGCTGGATACAATTCCTAATGCTAAGAATACTCTATGAAAAACCAATGCACGGCTACCAGCTCCTAGAAGAAATCGAAGAAAGAAGCTGCGGATGTCACAAACTCGAACCGGGCTCTATCTATACGCTTCTGAGAAGAATGGAAGAGAGAGGCTTGCTTGAATCCAAATGGGAGAAAACCGAAGGCGGTCCAGACAAACGCGTTTACAAAGTAACCAAAAACGGCGTGGAAGCTCTTAGAATGGGACTTAAATCAATTGTGCAGAGAAAACTGCTTTTCGACGACCTAGCACGTTTTTATAAAGAACATTTTGCGAAGGAAAAGGGAGGTGAAAAGTGA
- a CDS encoding DUF5320 domain-containing protein, giving the protein MCGESCCRPGHHHEHHGHGICMGYHMPLMDVNEEVKMLEEYKEALTKRLEKVNKRLEALKR; this is encoded by the coding sequence ATGTGTGGAGAAAGTTGTTGTAGACCAGGGCATCATCATGAACATCACGGACATGGAATCTGTATGGGCTATCACATGCCACTAATGGATGTTAACGAAGAAGTCAAGATGCTTGAAGAATACAAAGAAGCATTAACCAAACGATTGGAAAAAGTTAACAAACGACTTGAGGCTCTAAAACGTTAG
- a CDS encoding universal stress protein — translation MKKILVGVDGSEYAEKALKQAIQIAQKFSAQVTVVNVYHAPTGQEVSQKILDKAKAILENNDVKFNLVSVLNPNTPKVITDMAEDEKFDLIVVGSRGIGAIHAYLIGSVCNKICYDSPVSVLVVK, via the coding sequence TTGAAAAAGATATTGGTCGGTGTTGACGGTTCAGAGTATGCGGAAAAAGCTCTGAAACAAGCAATTCAAATTGCACAGAAGTTTTCTGCGCAGGTAACTGTAGTGAATGTTTATCACGCTCCTACTGGTCAGGAAGTAAGCCAAAAAATCTTAGATAAGGCTAAAGCCATTCTAGAAAACAATGATGTTAAGTTTAATCTTGTCTCCGTTTTGAACCCTAACACTCCTAAAGTCATCACGGACATGGCTGAAGACGAAAAGTTTGACTTAATCGTTGTTGGAAGCAGAGGAATAGGCGCAATACATGCCTATTTGATAGGAAGCGTGTGCAACAAAATATGCTATGACTCACCTGTTAGTGTACTCGTTGTAAAGTAA
- a CDS encoding tRNA (N(6)-L-threonylcarbamoyladenosine(37)-C(2))-methylthiotransferase — MRVFVKSFGCSTNLADGEVLAGCLAEAGYALVSDFSEADIIVYNTCAVKGPTESRMIEMLRRVPKSKKLIVAGCLPLINFERLCREVPFDGVVGPAAGNAIVKVVKQVSNGKRTVFLEDALKAKPSLNLPCVRINPVIGIIPVNYGCLGSCAYCCVVFARGRLRSYSVQEVVERVKRDLASGVREFWLTSQDTACYGRDIGTNLAELLEALCTVEGDFKIRVGMMTPNLAMDMLEDLIRAFKNEKVYKFAHIPVQSGDDQILKRMRRFYSIEEFKKIVNAFRASFPQMTVATDVICGFPGESGEAFEKTLQLIEEVKPDIVNVSKFFVRPRTVAAEMQADFVSLGEIKRRSSEAAKVARKVAFEKNQRWVGWEGEILVNEMGKVAGSWVGRNFAYKPVAVKGNGNLLGKNLRVKVVRAFSTHLEGEIFE; from the coding sequence ATGCGCGTTTTCGTTAAGAGTTTCGGGTGCTCAACAAATTTAGCGGACGGTGAGGTTTTGGCGGGTTGTTTAGCGGAAGCTGGTTATGCGTTGGTGAGCGATTTCTCAGAGGCAGATATCATTGTCTATAACACTTGCGCTGTTAAAGGACCCACGGAAAGCCGCATGATTGAAATGCTAAGAAGAGTCCCGAAAAGCAAGAAGCTGATTGTTGCTGGATGCTTGCCATTAATTAATTTTGAACGGTTATGCAGAGAAGTACCTTTTGACGGGGTCGTCGGACCAGCAGCAGGCAACGCAATCGTTAAGGTTGTTAAGCAAGTTTCAAATGGTAAAAGAACCGTTTTCTTGGAAGATGCGTTGAAGGCTAAACCAAGCTTGAATCTTCCATGTGTACGAATTAATCCGGTCATAGGCATCATCCCAGTAAACTATGGCTGTTTAGGTTCATGCGCTTATTGTTGTGTGGTTTTTGCAAGAGGACGCTTAAGGAGTTATAGTGTTCAAGAGGTTGTTGAAAGAGTGAAAAGAGACCTCGCCAGTGGAGTTAGAGAGTTTTGGCTTACTTCGCAGGATACGGCTTGTTATGGAAGAGACATTGGCACGAATCTTGCAGAACTTCTTGAAGCCTTATGCACTGTTGAGGGAGACTTTAAAATTCGCGTGGGCATGATGACCCCCAACCTGGCAATGGACATGCTAGAAGATTTAATTCGCGCTTTCAAAAACGAGAAAGTCTACAAGTTTGCTCATATACCAGTACAAAGCGGCGACGACCAAATCCTTAAGCGCATGCGAAGATTCTATTCAATCGAAGAGTTCAAGAAAATTGTAAACGCTTTCCGTGCAAGTTTTCCACAGATGACTGTAGCTACTGATGTGATTTGTGGTTTTCCAGGCGAAAGCGGAGAAGCTTTTGAGAAGACCTTGCAGTTAATTGAAGAGGTTAAGCCTGACATCGTGAATGTTTCAAAGTTTTTTGTAAGACCCAGAACGGTGGCGGCTGAAATGCAAGCGGATTTTGTGTCTTTGGGGGAGATTAAACGCAGAAGTAGCGAAGCAGCTAAGGTAGCGAGAAAAGTTGCTTTTGAGAAAAATCAGCGCTGGGTTGGCTGGGAGGGCGAAATTCTGGTTAATGAGATGGGTAAGGTTGCTGGTTCTTGGGTGGGACGTAATTTTGCATACAAACCCGTTGCCGTAAAAGGCAATGGCAATCTGCTCGGAAAGAACTTGCGCGTTAAAGTTGTGAGAGCTTTTTCAACGCACTTGGAAGGCGAAATTTTTGAATAA
- the arsB gene encoding ACR3 family arsenite efflux transporter: MSSAEEPTSTRKVELGIFEKYLTLWIAICIVAGLLVGRFLPQFGEFMESLKFGQLSIPIGILLFFMMYPTVVGIRFSDIKKAAKKPKPLLVTIIANWIIAPPLMTLYANTILAGNSQYIAGVILLGLSPCTAMVMWWMFLAKGDLAQGLINTAINALLMLFLYAPLAALYLGVSSIPVPWDLIAMSVLFFIALPIVSGAISRKLILDKKGEEWFTNVYTPIIGKISIVALLTTLIVLFSFEGQTILNNPLLVAYLAAPNLLHYATMITWTYLLGYFAGWAYETAIDTTLIGSSSHFEVAIAVATTLYGIGSGAALATVIGPLMEVPLMLSLVKLGLRTRKYFPRKKRQMVQ, translated from the coding sequence TTGAGTTCTGCTGAAGAGCCCACGTCAACCAGAAAAGTCGAACTTGGCATTTTCGAGAAATACCTAACGCTTTGGATAGCCATATGCATAGTGGCTGGACTGCTTGTTGGAAGATTTCTGCCACAATTCGGAGAATTTATGGAGTCTCTTAAGTTCGGGCAGTTGTCAATTCCGATAGGCATTCTCTTGTTCTTCATGATGTATCCAACCGTTGTGGGAATACGATTCAGCGATATCAAAAAGGCTGCCAAAAAACCGAAACCATTACTCGTTACAATAATTGCTAACTGGATCATAGCTCCACCATTAATGACACTTTACGCGAACACAATTTTGGCTGGAAATTCTCAATACATTGCAGGAGTCATCCTCTTAGGGTTGTCTCCTTGCACTGCTATGGTAATGTGGTGGATGTTTCTCGCGAAAGGTGATTTAGCACAAGGATTGATAAATACCGCAATCAATGCATTGTTAATGCTCTTTCTTTACGCTCCATTGGCGGCTCTGTATTTAGGTGTAAGCAGCATTCCCGTGCCGTGGGATCTGATTGCTATGAGTGTGCTGTTTTTTATAGCTTTACCAATAGTCTCAGGAGCAATTTCCCGAAAGCTGATATTAGATAAAAAAGGTGAAGAGTGGTTCACCAACGTTTACACGCCAATAATCGGAAAAATCTCCATTGTTGCTCTATTAACAACTTTAATAGTTTTATTCTCCTTTGAAGGGCAAACAATTCTGAATAATCCTCTCTTGGTTGCTTATCTTGCAGCTCCAAACCTATTGCATTATGCTACGATGATTACGTGGACATATCTTCTAGGCTATTTTGCTGGTTGGGCTTACGAAACCGCCATCGACACTACTCTTATAGGTTCAAGCAGTCACTTCGAAGTGGCGATTGCCGTTGCTACTACTCTTTATGGTATTGGTTCCGGAGCGGCATTGGCTACAGTTATAGGACCGTTAATGGAAGTGCCCTTGATGCTTTCGCTTGTCAAGCTTGGCTTGCGAACCCGAAAATATTTTCCACGAAAGAAACGTCAGATGGTCCAGTAA
- a CDS encoding winged helix-turn-helix transcriptional regulator translates to MSKIKIDKRLKRLVNTGICPHDDPLKYADELKELADEVANAEEAGKQSKFFKALSDATRIRILKLLEVREMCVCEIMIALGLTQPTTSHHLGILENVGLVRSRKEGKWVYYMIADPKLIQNLRRFHIMR, encoded by the coding sequence ATGTCTAAGATAAAAATTGATAAAAGACTTAAGCGGCTTGTAAACACTGGAATATGTCCCCATGATGACCCACTGAAATACGCTGATGAGCTTAAAGAGCTTGCGGATGAAGTTGCAAATGCAGAAGAAGCTGGAAAACAAAGTAAATTTTTCAAGGCATTAAGTGACGCGACTAGAATAAGAATTTTGAAGCTTTTGGAAGTTAGGGAAATGTGTGTCTGCGAAATTATGATTGCGCTTGGCTTGACACAACCCACAACTTCTCATCACCTGGGAATATTAGAAAATGTGGGATTAGTAAGGAGTAGAAAGGAAGGGAAATGGGTTTACTACATGATAGCTGACCCGAAATTAATTCAAAACTTGCGCAGATTCCACATCATGCGATAA